The Paenibacillus sophorae genome has a segment encoding these proteins:
- a CDS encoding phage tail protein codes for MQYLKSFDRNRSPTGLLVSVTEVQRRRRINSDYELSFMVPMTSDDYKEKIIPKGHVQDERGQFYVVQSRARDRSNKALTAQIVCTHIMFKMIDFKIPYDQYIDEAYGIHISTLLDKISAATGGVYTFVTHDTFDLRDVKDWGRTTALAALQDTVNLYGCEIEPDNFVIHLYKKIGSDKGFQYRLGKNIISDTFKDDSNSLVTRMYSQMKDGRTFIGLSTDNLTVEELSLLQSVPGSIQDGKIMVNYLISPYAQYWTNDVNAFYDGELIDQNIEDPVELLKATREALRKKEMPEFEIGVSAADIHKIDNEEEPAGLGDTVYAYDPDMEMTNISCRVMELTEYPFARDKHSQATLANYMLRDDTQVLADLERSKQVLNDLLSGGRVRASAFEEFAKQAVIDINNSKSEIIYDSRGIVLQDVDDHNIQVIQTSRGIIITEDGGATARTAITGRGIAAEVIAGVLGSFVSMEIGEGNNVTKINTNGISAGHADFNSAPFRLDMAGNLLANSLTANYANILSSHFQDGDIVGSSINIGSGRFTVSSAGYVYADGGFYTGGTVTGAIIRTADPGVYPRVEIDPSSIAFGVYSDENNGILIPAYDGGMSRIKFLANGNESAIYNSPTAGFNFVAYADARIVGAHIYLSSSQQVHIPSWSSLYSEGSYSSLQEELNAIWAAIAGKASANHTHSVTLPTHNHGNVANQNWGGTFQTSGSQ; via the coding sequence ATGCAGTACCTCAAATCCTTCGACCGAAACCGCTCCCCGACCGGACTGCTGGTTTCCGTAACCGAAGTCCAGCGCCGCCGCCGGATCAACAGCGACTACGAGCTTTCCTTCATGGTCCCGATGACCAGCGACGACTACAAAGAGAAGATCATCCCTAAAGGCCACGTTCAAGACGAGCGTGGCCAATTTTATGTCGTCCAGAGCCGGGCGCGTGATCGGAGCAACAAGGCGCTAACAGCCCAAATCGTCTGCACACACATCATGTTCAAGATGATTGACTTCAAGATACCGTACGACCAGTATATTGACGAGGCGTACGGTATTCACATCAGCACGCTGCTGGACAAGATAAGCGCGGCTACGGGCGGCGTTTACACTTTTGTCACCCATGATACCTTCGACCTTCGGGACGTTAAGGATTGGGGCCGAACGACAGCGCTGGCCGCCCTGCAGGATACTGTTAACCTGTACGGCTGCGAGATTGAGCCGGATAACTTCGTCATTCACCTGTACAAGAAGATCGGCTCGGACAAGGGTTTCCAGTACCGGTTGGGGAAAAACATCATTAGTGACACCTTCAAAGACGACTCCAACTCTCTTGTCACCCGGATGTATTCACAGATGAAGGACGGTCGGACCTTCATTGGTCTTTCGACCGACAACCTGACAGTGGAGGAGCTCAGCCTGCTGCAGTCGGTGCCCGGCTCCATCCAAGACGGCAAAATCATGGTCAATTATCTGATTTCGCCCTATGCGCAGTATTGGACCAATGACGTCAACGCCTTTTACGACGGCGAGCTGATCGATCAGAATATCGAAGATCCAGTCGAGTTACTGAAGGCAACCCGCGAGGCGCTCCGGAAGAAGGAAATGCCGGAATTCGAGATCGGCGTCAGCGCCGCCGACATCCATAAGATCGACAACGAAGAGGAGCCGGCGGGCCTGGGCGACACCGTCTACGCCTACGATCCAGACATGGAGATGACCAACATTAGCTGCCGTGTCATGGAGTTGACTGAATATCCTTTCGCCCGGGACAAGCATTCACAGGCGACGCTGGCCAACTACATGCTGCGGGATGACACGCAGGTGCTGGCGGACCTGGAGCGGAGCAAGCAGGTTCTGAATGATCTTCTGTCCGGCGGGAGGGTGCGGGCGTCGGCGTTTGAGGAGTTTGCGAAGCAGGCGGTCATTGACATCAACAACAGCAAGAGCGAGATCATTTATGACAGCCGCGGTATCGTTCTGCAGGATGTAGACGACCACAATATTCAGGTGATCCAGACTTCCCGGGGGATCATCATCACGGAGGACGGTGGGGCTACGGCGAGGACAGCCATCACGGGCCGGGGGATTGCGGCGGAAGTCATCGCTGGCGTACTCGGCAGCTTCGTCAGCATGGAGATCGGCGAGGGAAACAACGTAACGAAGATCAACACAAACGGGATTTCTGCCGGGCATGCCGACTTCAACAGCGCTCCTTTTAGGCTGGACATGGCGGGGAACCTGCTCGCGAATAGCCTCACGGCAAATTACGCAAATATTCTCAGTTCCCATTTTCAAGACGGGGATATTGTAGGATCCTCGATCAATATCGGTAGCGGAAGGTTTACGGTCAGCTCCGCCGGATACGTCTATGCGGATGGGGGCTTTTATACCGGAGGTACAGTTACCGGAGCCATCATTCGGACGGCAGACCCCGGTGTTTATCCGCGCGTTGAAATCGACCCGTCAAGCATTGCGTTCGGCGTTTACTCAGACGAAAACAACGGAATCCTGATTCCGGCCTATGATGGTGGCATGAGCAGAATCAAATTTCTTGCAAACGGAAACGAGTCAGCAATCTACAATTCCCCCACTGCCGGATTTAACTTTGTCGCTTATGCCGATGCTCGCATTGTAGGTGCACATATATATTTATCATCATCCCAACAGGTGCACATTCCTTCATGGTCCAGCCTTTATTCTGAAGGTAGCTACTCGTCACTTCAAGAGGAATTAAATGCAATATGGGCAGCTATTGCCGGTAAAGCCTCAGCTAATCATACACATTCCGTCACTTTGCCAACCCATAACCATGGTAATGTTGCTAATCAAAACTGGGGCGGGACATTCCAAACGTCCGGTTCTCAGTAA
- a CDS encoding phage distal tail protein codes for MEDFDVSINGQWLSEIGAQLVSRDIPMLPETEENAVKLAGRDGQLNFGSTYGARPIGLGLFVMGDDYDGVVGKLASIINIRRGTLVIVFSDRMDKRYMAEYRGFISFDTSTGNRLINVPLKMDDPFPESRQTTELREYGEGLEYGQGYFYISDSYFTITASGQTVTVNNDGSDVAYPLIRITGAFTDLSLSDGDQAFTFSGSIGGNDVLEIDCNPSKCRVRLNGQNAFSRSNGVFFALAPGETTFTVSATSPSFTLEIIYRYKYLF; via the coding sequence ATGGAGGACTTTGACGTCTCGATCAATGGACAGTGGCTCTCGGAAATCGGCGCACAGCTGGTAAGCCGGGATATACCGATGCTGCCGGAGACGGAGGAGAACGCCGTCAAGCTTGCTGGGCGGGATGGACAACTGAATTTCGGCAGCACTTATGGTGCTCGGCCTATAGGCTTGGGCCTTTTTGTCATGGGCGATGATTATGACGGTGTCGTCGGTAAGCTGGCCAGTATCATCAATATTCGGAGGGGCACGTTGGTCATTGTTTTCTCGGACCGGATGGACAAGCGTTATATGGCCGAATATCGGGGGTTCATCAGCTTCGACACCTCGACCGGGAACCGGCTGATTAACGTTCCACTGAAGATGGACGACCCATTCCCGGAGTCGCGGCAGACAACTGAGCTGCGGGAGTACGGCGAGGGGCTGGAATATGGTCAGGGATACTTCTATATCAGCGATTCCTACTTTACCATCACGGCGAGCGGGCAGACGGTCACTGTCAATAATGATGGCTCCGACGTTGCTTATCCGCTGATCCGGATAACCGGAGCATTCACGGACCTGTCGCTAAGCGACGGAGACCAAGCTTTCACCTTCTCCGGCTCAATCGGGGGAAATGATGTTCTGGAGATTGACTGTAATCCGTCGAAGTGCCGTGTCCGCCTGAACGGGCAGAACGCCTTTTCGCGGAGCAACGGGGTTTTCTTCGCGCTGGCTCCCGGGGAAACGACCTTCACCGTATCGGCAACAAGCCCAAGCTTCACACTGGAAATCATCTACCGCTATAAATATCTGTTCTGA
- a CDS encoding S1 family peptidase — translation MEIKTGLSEHLMYSTVRIECLLGDGTGSTGTGFFFSFLEDGNMHVPAIVTNKHVVAGAIQGRFLMTVSDSEGNPKNEEHLPLQFDQFQSMWIFHPDPNVDLCIMPIAPLLKQADDIGKKLFFSSLTKDLIPTTEQLSELSACEDVTMVGYPIGIWDQINNLPLIRRGITATHPKFNYNGKEEIMIDAACYPGSSGSPVLVFNEGSFLTKNGLMAGTRVLFLGVMYGGPQFTATGEIAMMNIPTSPRPVAFSHIPMNLGLVIKAHKILDFEELLSTQYKERLFL, via the coding sequence GTGGAAATTAAAACGGGGCTTTCAGAACATCTAATGTATTCTACTGTTAGAATTGAGTGTCTGCTTGGCGACGGAACCGGAAGTACAGGAACTGGATTCTTCTTTAGTTTTCTAGAGGATGGCAATATGCACGTACCTGCTATAGTGACTAATAAACATGTCGTTGCAGGAGCCATACAAGGCAGATTTCTCATGACGGTATCTGATTCGGAAGGAAATCCTAAAAATGAAGAGCACTTACCTCTTCAGTTTGATCAATTTCAAAGTATGTGGATATTTCACCCAGATCCTAATGTGGATCTGTGTATTATGCCAATTGCACCATTATTAAAACAAGCAGACGACATAGGAAAAAAATTATTCTTTTCCAGTCTTACAAAAGACCTTATTCCTACCACCGAACAGTTATCAGAATTGAGCGCGTGTGAAGACGTAACCATGGTCGGTTATCCTATTGGGATATGGGACCAGATAAACAATTTACCTCTCATTCGTAGAGGAATCACAGCAACACATCCGAAGTTTAATTACAATGGAAAAGAAGAGATTATGATCGATGCTGCATGTTATCCAGGGTCAAGTGGTTCGCCTGTTTTGGTTTTTAATGAAGGGTCTTTTCTTACAAAAAACGGATTAATGGCGGGAACCAGGGTGTTGTTTTTGGGTGTGATGTATGGAGGCCCACAATTTACGGCTACTGGAGAGATAGCAATGATGAATATCCCCACTTCTCCGAGACCAGTAGCGTTTTCTCACATACCTATGAATTTGGGCTTGGTAATCAAAGCTCACAAAATTTTGGATTTTGAGGAATTGTTATCAACTCAATATAAAGAACGTCTGTTTTTGTAG